One Agrobacterium vitis genomic window, ATTGTCGATCCAGGCAATAGAGCCGCCACCGGCGCCGATCGTGCGGATGTCGATCATTGGGATCTGGATCGGCATGCCCCATTCGATTTCGAATGCGGTGGTGAAACGCTCGCGACCGTCCAAAACAGTGGCGACGTCGCTTGACGTTCCGCCGATGTCGATGGTGACGAGGTTTTCGATGCCGGTGAGCTTGGCAACGGCACGGCTGGCGATGACGCCGCCGGTCGGACCGGAGAGAACGAGATTGACCGGCGCGTTCGCGGCCGCGTCCAGCGTCATCTCACCGCCGTTCGATTTGATAACGACGACATTGGCATCCATCTTTGCCTCGTCCAGCCGCTTGCGCATGCTGGCAAGCTGGCGGGTGACGACAGGCTTCAGATAGGCATCGGCGATGGCGGTCGATGCACGTTCATATTCCTTCCATTTCGGAAGAATTTCATAGGACGCCGTGATCGGTAGACCTGGCAGCTCTTCGGCGAGGATTGCCTTGATGCGCAGCTCGTGCACGGGGTTCACGTAGGAAAACAGGGTGCAAACGGCAACCGCTTGAATATCCGGCATGGCACGGATGGTCGCCGCCAGGGTCCGGACCTCTGCTTCGTCTAGCGCCATGAGCACGTTGCCCTTGGCATCAAGACGCTCGGTCAGCTCGAAGGAATGGCTTCGCTTGACCAGAGGCGTCGGCTTCACCCAGCTCATATCATAGTGATAGCGGCGATTTCCGCGCTGAATGAAGGGAATATCGCGGAAGCCCCTTGTCGTGACATAGGCAACTGTTGCGCCTTTGCGCTCGAGCACTGCGTTCGTGCCAACCGTCGTGCCGAGGCGAACATAATCGATCTCGTCCCTGTGCGCGAACTCGGAGAGGCCATTCAGGATGCCGACGACAGGATCCGTCGGTACGGATCTGACCTTCCACACATTGATGGTGCGCTTTTCGCGATCATAGGCGACGAAGTCGGTGAACGTGCCGCCGACATCAATACCAAGCATGAAACGAGACTGATTATCCATGAAGCCTTCTTTGACGTACTCTCGTACGTTCCCCTTATTTGCGTGGATTGTGTTGCGTTTTAGTGTATCGATCCACAAAATACAAACTACTGTCAACCTCAATTTTTTAATGAGGCGAGACGTCAGCATCAAGAGAATTAAGATGCGCCGCCATCATAGGGATGATTTCATTAGGTAATTATCGCTGTTCTGACACGTATGGATATTCTACTGCCCGAGACAAAATTCGAAATTTTCCTCAGCGGGGTGGCAAAATGCGATTGACGACGGCAACTATTTGTGTACCGATACACCTGCCGCACAATCATAAAATAATCGGCTATTCCTTCAGAGGTAGAAAGGTCTTTTCCATGGAAACCAAGTCACGCATTGGCGTTCTTGCTGCTCTTCTTTGTGCAAGCGCGATCACACCGGTCGCAGCGCAGGACAAAGCTGTTCCCGATGGCGTCATGTCGCACAAGTTCGCTTGGGGCGACTTTAAGCTCGCACCCCGCATCGCCGACAAGCTGAAGACCGGAAAGCCGGTCAACATCGTCATTCAAGTTGCCGGAACAGGCGTGCCGATTTCCGGCGCCCAGTTCAAGTTTGGTACCGTCAAGGGTTGCGAAGATGCCAAGGCGGCCGGCCTCAACGCAAACTGCCGCCTGGTCGGCCCGGTCAACCCGGATCCGGCACAGCAGATCAACGAACTTGAGACGCTTCTCAACTCTGATCAGGTCGATTGCCTTGGCGTCCAGGCACCGCTACCCAATCAGTTCAACGCCATCATCAACCGTTACGTCGACGCCGGCGTTCCGGCGATGACGCTGAACAACGATGCTGCCAAGTCCAAGCGCTTCTCATTCTCGGCGCTGAACGAAGTTGCTGCCGGACGTTTCAACGGCGAAGCGACGGCAAAGCTGGTCAAGGAAATGCGGCTAACCATAACCGAGGTGGCCCTCGGTAGCGGCGGCCCGGATGAGCCCTGGGCCCAGGGCCGCATGCAGGGCTTTCAGGAAGGCTTCAAGGCCTCCTATCCAGATGTGAAGTTCTTCAACGACTACAAGACCGGCCTGCCGACGAGCCGGAACTACACCACGGCGGAAGTCATCGACAGCGTGACGCCGTTCCTGACGGGCAACCCGAAGGTCAATCTGTTTTTCCATACCGACCAGGGTGTCGAGGGCGTTGCGCG contains:
- a CDS encoding sugar ABC transporter substrate-binding protein → METKSRIGVLAALLCASAITPVAAQDKAVPDGVMSHKFAWGDFKLAPRIADKLKTGKPVNIVIQVAGTGVPISGAQFKFGTVKGCEDAKAAGLNANCRLVGPVNPDPAQQINELETLLNSDQVDCLGVQAPLPNQFNAIINRYVDAGVPAMTLNNDAAKSKRFSFSALNEVAAGRFNGEATAKLVKEMRLTITEVALGSGGPDEPWAQGRMQGFQEGFKASYPDVKFFNDYKTGLPTSRNYTTAEVIDSVTPFLTGNPKVNLFFHTDQGVEGVARVINNLGLTGKSFTSGFNVSGAILDDIEAGRTLVTIDQGFDNQSEAAVKQCVAYLTKGDVPADPLQYLNPIVITKAGGDGMITVEAAKARLKAALGK